From the genome of Streptomyces sp. S4.7:
GTATCTGGAGCTGGAGGGCGATCTGGAGGGCGGCGGCGAATGACCGCGGTCCCGGGCGCCGGAGCCAGCCGCCGAACGCCGGACGCGCCGAACACGCCGACCCATGCCATGGAGGCACTGTGAGTACGCCATACCCCTTCACCGCGATCGTCGGACAGGACGATCTGCGGCTCGCGCTGCTGCTCAACGCCGTCTCCCCCGCCGTGGGCGGGGTTCTGGTGCGCGGCGAGAAGGGCACCGCGAAGAGCACGGCCGTGCGCGCCCTCTCGGTGCTCATACCGGAGGTGTCCGTCGTCGTCGGATGCCGGTTCTCGTGCGATCCGGGGGCTCCCGACCCGGCGTGCCCCGACGGGCCGCACGAGGGCGGCGGCGGGGCGGCACGGCCCGCGCGGATGGTCGAACTGCCCGTCGGCGCCTCCGAGGACCGGCTCGTCGGAGCGCTCGACATCGAGCGGGCACTGGCCGAGGGCGTGAAGGCGTTCGAGCCGGGGCTCCTCGCCGACGCGCACCGGGGCGTGCTGTACGTCGACGAGGTCAACCTCCTCCACGACCATCTGGTGGACCTTCTGTTGGACGCCGCCGCGATGGGCGCCTCCTACGTGGAGCGTGAAGGGGTCTCCGTACGGCACGCCTCCCGCTTCCTGCTCGTCGGGACGATGAACCCCGAGGAGGGCGAGCTGCGGCCGCAGTTGCTCGACCGGTTCGGACTGACCGTCGAGGTCGCCGCGTCGCGCGAGCCGGATCTGCGGGTCGAGGTCGTACGGCGGCGGCTCGCGTACGACGACGACCCCGCCGGATTCGCCGCACGGTGGGCCGAGGAGGAGAACGCGCTGCGGGCGCTCATCGTGGCCGCGCGGGCGCTGCTGCCCGAGGTACGCCTCGGGGACGCGGCGCTGCGGCAGATCGCGGCGACGTGCGCCGCGTTCGAGGTGGACGGCATGCGGGCCGACATCGTGATGGCGCGGACGGCCACGACGCTCGCCGCGTGGGCGGGCCGCACGGTGGTGCTGGCCGAGGACGTGCGGCAGGCGGCACTGCTGGCGCTCCCCCACCGCAGGCGCCGCAACCCCTTCGACGCGCCGGGCCTGGACGAGGAGAAGCTGGACGACACGCTGGAGGAGTCCGGCGGCGGGGACGCGGGGGACAACGAGAGCGGGGGCGACCGGGACGACTCCCCGGACGACGATCCGGACCCGGACGGACCGGGGGGCGGCGGGCAGCCATCGCAGGACGGACCACCCGAGGCTCCGCGCAACTCCCCCGCCCGGCCGGAGCCGGCCGAGGGTGACGAGGCGGGCGACGAGGCGGGACCGCCGCCGGGATCCGGCGGCGGTGAGCGGTCCGCCGTACGGTCCGCCGAGCCCTTCCGTACGAAGGTACTCAGCGTGCCCGGTCTCGGTGAGGGCGCGGCGGGGCGCCGTTCACGGGCCCGTACCGACCACGGCCGTACGACAGGGGCCCGGCGGCCCCGGGGGACGCTCACCAAGCTGCACCTGGCCGCCACCGTCCTGGCCGCCGCCCCGCACCAGCGCGCGCGCGGGCGTTCGGGGCGGGGGCTGGTGGTGCGGCGCGACGATCTGCGGCAGGCGGCCCGCGAGGGGCGCGAGGGCAATCTGGTGCTGTTCGTGGTGGACGCCTCCGGCTCGATGGCGGCGCGGCAGCGCATGTCGGCCGTGAAGGGCGCGGTGCTGTCGCTGCTGCTGGACGCGTACCAGCGGCGCGACAAGGTCGGTCTGGTCACCTTCCGTGGGAGGGACGCCACGGTGGCGCTGCCGCCGACCTCGTCGGTCGACGCGGCGGCCGCACGGCTGGAAACGCTGCCCACGGGCGGGCGCACCCCGCTGTCCGCCGGGCTCATGAAGGCGCACGACGTCCTGCGGGTGGAGCGGATGCGTGATCCCGCGCGGCGCCCGCTGCTCGTCGTGGTCACGGACGGGCGGGCGACGGGCGGACCGGACCCGGTGGCGCTCGGTGGGCGCGCGGCGCGGCTGCACGCCGCCGAGGGCACGGCGTCGGTGGTCGTGGACTGCGAGTCGGGGCCGGTACGGCTCGGGCTGGCGGCGGCGCTCGCGGGCGATCTGGGCGGCGCCGCCGTCACGCTCGACGAGCTGCGCGCGGACAGCGTCGCCGACCTGGTCAGGGACGTGCAGGGCGCTGTACGGGACGCACGGGGTTCACACAGGAGGGTTGCCTGATGCCGCAGGGACAGCCGGCCGTCGTGCCGGACGACGGGCTCACCACCCGGCAGCGCCGCAACCGCCCCCTGGTCGTGGTCCACACGGGCATCGGCAAGGGCAAGTCGACGGCGGCGTTCGGGCTCGCGCTGCGCGGCTGGACGCAGGGGTGGCCGATCGGGGTGTTCCAGTTCGTCAAGTCCGCGAAGTGGAAGGTCGGCGAGGAGCACGCGCTGAAGGTGCTGGGGGCGAGCGGCGAGGGCGGTTCGGTCGCCTGGCACAAGATGGGCGAGGGCTGGTCCTGGGTGCAGCGCGACCGGCAGCTGTCCAACGAGGACGCGGCGCGTGAGGGCTGGGAGCAGGTCAAGCGGGACCTGGCGGCGCAGACGTACCGGCTCTACGTGCTGGACGAGTTCGCGTATCCGATGCACTGGGGCTGGGTGGACACCGACGAGGTGGTGCGGGTCCTGCGGGAGCGGCCGGGGACACAGCATGTCGTGATCACCGGGCGGAACGCACCGGATGCGTTGGTCGAACTGGCCGATCTGGTCACGGACATGACGAAGGTCAAGCATCCGATGGACGCGGGGCAGAAGGGTCAGAGGGGCATCGAGTGGTGAACGTGGCCCCGGTTTCCCCCAGTTCGCGGGTGACGGTGCCACGGCTCGTCATCGCCGCGCCGGCCTCCGGCAGCGGCAAGACCACGGTCGCCACCGGGCTGATGGCGCTCCTCACCGCGCGCGGCCTCGCCGTGTCGCCGCACAAGGTCGGGCCCGACTACATCGACGCGGGCTATCACGCCCTGGCCACGGGGCGGCCGGGCCGGAACCTCGACGCGTATCTGTGCGGTACGGAGCTGATCGGCCCGCTCTTCGCGCACGGCGCCTCGGGCTGCGACCTGGCCGTGGTCGAGGGCGTGATGGGGCTGTACGACGGCGCCGCCGGGCAGGGCGAACTCGCTTCCACCGCGCAGGTGGCGAAGCTGCTGCGGGCGCCGGTGGTGCTCGTCGTGGACGCGTCGTCGCAGTCCCGGTCGGTGGCGGCCCTGGTGCACGGGTTCGCGTCGTGGGACCCGGAGGTGCGGATCGGCGGGGTGATCCTCAACAAGGTCGGGTCCGACCGGCACGAGGAGTTGCTGCGCGAGGCGCTGGACGAATCGGGGGTGCCGGTGCTCGGGGTGCTGCGGCGCGCGGCCGAGATCGAGACGCCGTCGCGGCACCTGGGGCTGGTGCCGGTCTCCGAGCGGCGGGAGGACGCGGTCGCGGTGGTGCGGGGGCTGGCGGAGCGGGTGCGGGTGGGGTGTGACGTGGAGGGGTTGCTCGCGTTGGCGCGCAGTGCGCCTTCTTTGGAGGTGGGGGTGTGGGATGCGGGGGGCGCGGTGCGGGGGGTGGGGGGTGGCGCCTGCGGCGGGCCTGTTCCCCTACCCGCCCCTTCCCGAAACCGGGGTTCCGCCCCGGGCCCCGCTCCTCAAACGCCGGAGAGGCCGCGAAGCGCGCCTCAAACGCCGGAGAGGCTGGATATCTCGCCGGAGGGGTTGACTGTGCCCGTGGTCGCTGTCGCCGGTGGGGCCGCCTTCACCTTCTCGTACGCCGAGCATGCCGAGCTGCTGCGCGCCGCCGGTGCCGAGGTCGTCGTCTTCGATCCCCTGCGGGACGAGCGGCTGCCGGCCGGCACACGGGGGTTGGTCATCGGTGGTGGCTTCCCCGAGGTGTACGCCGCCGAGTTGGGCGCCAATGAGCCCCTCCGTAAGGAGGCCGCCGAACTGGCCCGCTCCGGCGCCCCCGTGGCCGCCGAGTGCGCCGGGCTGCTCTATCTGGCGCGGTCGCTCGACGGTGCGCCGATGTGCGGCGTGCTCGACGCCGACGCGCGGATGTCGCGGCGGCTGACGCTCGGTTACCGGGAGGCGGTCGCCGTCGGGGACAGCGTCCTGGCGGCGGCCGGGACCCGGCTGCGGGGACACGAGTTCCACCGGACGGTGCTGGAGCCGGGCGCCGGGCCGGCGCCCGCGTGGGGGCTGGTGCGGCCCGAGCGCCGGGTGGAGGGGTTCGTACAGCGGGGGGTGCACGCCAGCTATCTGCATACGCACTGGGCGGCGGCGCCCGGTATGGCACGGAGGTTCGTCGAAAGGTGCGTGGCATGAGCGGCAACGGTCCGGCGGGCGGCAGACTCGTCGGGGTCGGCGTGGGGCCCGGAGACCCCGAGCTGGTGACGGTGAAGGGCGTGCGGTGCCTGCGGGAGGCCGATGTCGTCGTCGTCCCGGTGATGGCGGCGGCCGACGGCACGGACGGCGGGGAGCCCGGCCGGGCCGAGGCGACCGTGCTGCACCACGTCGGCGCCGGGAGCGTCGTACGGATCGTCTTCGCGCTCAACGAGCGCGCGGACCGTGCCCGCCGTGAGGCCGCCTGGGACGCGGCGGGCCGGCGCGTCGCCGAGCTGCTGCGCGCGCACCCGCACGGCAGTGTGGCGTTCGCGACGATCGGCGACCCGAACGTCTATTCGACCTTCACCTATCTCGCGCAGACGATCGGTGAGCTGGTGCCGGGGACGGTCGTGGAGACCGTTCCGGGGATCACCGCCATGCAGGACCTCGCGGCCCGCGGCGAGGTCGTACTGGCCGAGGGGACCGAGCCGTTGACGCTGGTGCCGGTGACGGCGGGCGCCTCCGTACTGAAGGACGCGCTGGACGGCCCCGGCACGGTCGTGGCGTACAAGTTCGGGCGGCTGGCGGGGGAGGTCGCCACTGCGCTGCGGGAGACCGGCCGTACACAGGGCGCGGTGTGGGGGTCGGCGCTCGGGCTGCCGGAGGAGTCGATCCGGCCCGCGTCGGAGCTGGAGCGGGGGCCGTTGCCGTACCTCTCGACGCTCATCGCGCCCGCGCGGCGTGACGGCGGGCGCGGGGGCAAGCTGTGAGTACGTCTCGCACCGGCCGGGCAGGGTCAGCCGGCCAGCGCCACCACCAGCCAGATGAACGCCACGCCGCCCACGGTGCACAGCAGTGTGGACAGCGCCGGGTGCTCGTGGTGCGCCTCGGGAAGAATCTCGGCGGCGGCCAGATACAGCAGCGCGCCGCCGAAGAAGCCGAGGTAGCTGCCGAGAAGTTCCTCCGGAAGGGTGAACAGCAGCGTGGAGGCGGCGCCGACGACGGGCGCGACCGCGTCGGCGAAGAGCATCGCGAAGGCTCTGCGGCGGTCGTTCCCGTAGAGGCTGGTGAGCGTGTACGTGTTGAATCCGTCGGCGAAGTCGTGGGTGATGACGGCGAGCGCGACGGTCGCGCCCATGCCGCCGCCGACCTGGAACGCGGCGCCGAGCGCGATGCCGTCCATCAGGCTGTGGAGAACCATGGCGGCCGCCGCCGTCAGTCCCACCTCGGGCGCACGCTCCATCTTTCCGGCGGCCGCCCCGTGACCGTGGGGTCCCGCGCCGTCCGGGGCGCCGTGCGCGGCCCGGCGTACGGCCAGCAGCCGCTCCACGACGTGCGCGAAGAGGAATCCGCCGACGAACAGCAGCAGCGCGCGGTGTACGCCGAGGAAGTCCTCGCCGGCCACCTCCATGGCCTCGGGCAGCAGTTCGAGGCCGACCACGCCGAGCATCAGCCCGCCGGCCAGACCGAGCACCAGATGGCGGCGGTCGGTGACGCGCTGCGCCGTCCAGCCGCCGAAGAGCGTCATGAGGAACGCGCCGAGCGCGACGAACACCGCCATGGGCCCTTGCTAGCCGATCGGGCCCCCGGTCCGCACGTTCATGTTCACCCCTTCCGCTCCCCCGCCCCGTTGACCCGCGAGGACCGCCGCTCATGACCGACACCGAAGCCCCGACCTCGACCGGCGCCGGCACCACCGCCGGCAAGGTGACCTTCGTCGGGGCGGGCCCCGGCGCCGCCGACCTGCTGACCTTCCGTGCCGCGCGCGCCATCGCCGCCGCCGACGTCGTCATCTGGGCGGCGAGCCTGGTGCAGGCCGAGGTGCTCGGCCACGCGCGCGAGGGGGCCGAGATCCTCGACTCGGCGGCGCTCTCCCTGGAGGACGTCGTCGCCGTGTACGAACGTGCGGTGCGCGACGGACTGAAGGTCGCCCGGATCCACTCGGGCGACCCGGCCCTGTGGGGCGGTACGCAGGAGCAGCTCGACCGCTGCGACGCGCTCGGTCTGGCGGTGGAGATCGTGCCGGGGGTCTCGTCGTTCTCGGCGGTCGCCGCCGTCGCGGGGCGGGAGTTGACGATTCCTCAGGTCGCGCAGTCGGTGATCCTGACCCGGCTGGGCGGCGGGAAGACGCCGATGCCGCCCGGTGAGGAGGTGCGGGAGTTCGCACGGCACGGCACCACGATGGCGGTGTTCCTGTCGGCCGCGCGGTCGGGTCAGCTCACCCAGGAGCTTCTGGAGGGCGGCTATCCGACGTCGACCCCGGTCGTCGTCGCCCATCAGGTCACCTGGCCCGAGGAGCTGCTCGTGAGCTGCACCCTCGGCACGCTGGAGGAGACCGTCAAGGAGCACAGGCTCTGGAAGCACACGCTGTTCCTGGTGGGGCCCGCGCTGTCCGCGTCGGGGACCCGCTCGCACCTCTACCACCCGGGACACTTCCACGGCTTCCGGCGGGCCGACCCGGCCGCCCGCAAGGCTCTGCGCGAGTCCCTGCGCGAGGAGCGGGCCCGGGGCGCCGCGCGGTGATCACGGTCATCGGTACGGGGACGGGGACGCCGCTCAGCGCGGACTCCCTGCGCGCGCTGTCGGAGGCGGCGCTGGTCGTCGGCGGGCGACGGCATCTCAAGGAGGCCGCGGCCGAGGCCGGGCTGCCCGAGCGGATCTCCCGGGTGGTGCTCGGGCCGCTGGCGCCGGCGCTGGACGTGATCGCCCGGCACCACGCCGATGAGGGCGCCGGCCGCGTCGTGGTGCTGGCCTCGGGCGATCCGGGGCTGTTCGGGATCGTCAGGGCGCTGGCCGGCCGCTTCGGGCCCGGGACCCTGGACGTACGGCCCGCCGCCCCGTCGGTCGCGGTGGCGTTCGCCAGGGTCGGCCTGCCGTGGGACGACGCGGTCGTCGTCAGCGCCCACGGACGCGACCTCCGTACGGTGGTGAACGTCTGCCGCGCGCATCCCAAGGTCGCCGTACTGACCGGCCCCGGAGCGGGGCCGGCCGAACTCGGCGCGGCGCTCGCGGACACCGGGCTTCGGCGCACGCTCGTCGTCGCGTCGGCGCTGGGCGACCCGGACGGCGAGCGGGTCGAGCACGTGTCACCCGCCGACGCGGCGGAACGCGCGTGGCCGGAGCCGCTCAGTGTGGTGCTCTGCCTGGACGAAACGCGGGCGGCGGCACACGCCCCGGCGCCGCGCACGCTGGCCGGTCGCGGGCCGGGGCCGGCCCGCTGGGCCCTGGGCGAGGAGGAGTTCGCGCACCGCGACTCGATGATCACCAAGTTCGAGGTGCGTGCGCTGGCACTGGCCAGGCTCGGGCCGAGGACGGGCGACCTGGTGTGGGACGTCGGCGCGGGCTCGGGGTCGGTGGCCGTGGAGTGCGCGCGGTTCGGCGCGGCGGCGGTCGCGGTGGAGAAGTCGTCCGACGGCGTCGGACGGGTCCGCGCGAACGCCCTCGCACACGGTGTGGACGTCCAGACGGTGCACGGGTCCGCGCCCGCGGCACTGGACGAACTGCCCGATCCGGACGCCGTGTTCGTCGGTGGCGGGGGCCGTGAGCTGCCCGCGATCGTGACGGCGTGCGCGCGCCGGGCGCGCCGGACGGTCGTGGTGTCGCTCGCCGCGCTGGACCGGGTGGGGGCGGTGCGGGAAGCACTGTCGTCGGCCGGGTTCGCGACAGGTGGCGTTCTGCTGCACTCCTCGCGGCTCACGCCGCTGCCCGGCGAGGTGACCCGGCTCGCGGGCACCAACCCCGTCTTCCTGCTGTGGGGCGACCGCCCCCCGGCGGATCTCCGTCCACCGCAAGGAGCGACCCAGTGATCGGCCTGATCTCCGCCACCGCGGCGGGCACTTCGGCCCGCGACCGCCTGGCCGCGGCCTGGCCCGGCCGCACCCGCGTCTACGACGGCCCGGTGCGCGAGGCGGTGGAGCGCGCGTTCGCCGAGTGCGAGCAGTTGGTGTGCTTCCTGGCCACGGGGGCGACGGTACGGCTGCTGGCCCCGCTCCTGACCGACAAGGCGTCGGACCCGGGCGTCGTGTGCGTGGACGAGGCGGGCCGCTACGCGGTGTCGCTCCTCGGCGGCCACGGCGGCGGGGCCAACTCCCTGGCGACGGAGGTCGCCTCGGTCCTCGCCGCGGCCCCGGTGATCACGACGGCGACGGACGCCACGGGCATCCCCGGCCTCGACACACTGGGCCTCCCCACGGAGGGCGCGGTGGCGACGGTGACCCGCGCGATCCTCGACGGCACCCCGGTACCACTGCACGCGGACGCGGTGTGGCCCCTGCCCCCGCTCCCCCCGAACGTGCTGCGGGACGGGCGACTCGGCGGCGGCGCCGGCGGGCCCGGCGGCCCCGGGCCTCGGCTGTTCGTCACCGATCGGGTCGTGGATCTCGGGGCGGCGGATGTCGTGGTCCGGCCGCCGTCGCTCGTCGTCGGGGTCGGGGCCAGCCGGGGCGTCGGGGTCGACGAGGTGTACGGGCTCGTTCGGGACGTGCTGCGGGACGCCGGGCTCTCCGTGCTCAGCGTCGTGGAGTTGGCGACCGTCGACGCCAAGGCGGACGAGCCCGGCATCGTCGGGGTGGCCGGCCGGCTCGGGGTGCCCCTGCGGACGTATCCGGCGGACGTGCTGGCCGCGATCACCGTGCCCAACCCGTCCGACGCCCCGCTCGCCGCCGTCGGTACCCCGTCGGTCGCCGAGGCCGCCGCGCTCGCCGCCGGGCGCGGGGGTGAACTCCTTGTACCGAAGCGGAAGTCCGGCCCCGAGGGGCGCGCGGCGATGGCGACGTGTGCCGTCGCGCGCCGCGCGCCGCGCGGGCGGCTCGCCGTCGTCGGGCTCGGCCCCGGCGCGCGGGACCTGCTGACGCCGCGCGCGACGGCCGAGCTGCGGCGCGCCTCGGTGCTCGTCGGGCTCGACCAGTACGTCGACCAGATCCGGGACCTGCTGCGCCCCGGCACCCGCGTCATCGAGTCGGGGCTCGGGCGCGAGGAGGAGCGGGCCCGTACGGCGGTGACCGAGGCGCGGGCGGGCCACGCGGTGGCCCTCGTCGGCAGCGGCGACGCGGGCGTGTACGCCATGGCGTCCCCCGCGCTCGCCGAGGCGGCCGACGACATCGAGGTGGTCGGCGTACCGGGCGTGACGGCCGCGCTGGCCGCCGCCGCGATACTCGGCGCGCCCCTCGGGCACGATCACGTCTCGATCAGCCTCAGCGACCTGCACACTCCGTGGGAGGTCATCGAACGCCGCGTCCGCGCGGCGGCCGAGGCCGACATCGTGGTGACCTTCTACAACCCGCGCAGCCGGGGCCGGGACTGGCAACTGCCCAAGGCGCTCGCCCTGCTGGCGGAGCACCGTACCGCGACGACACCCGTCGGCGTCGTACGCAACGCCTCCCGCCCCGACGGCACCAGCCACCTCACCACGCTCGCCCGGCTCGATCCGGCGACGGTGGACATGATGACGGTGGTGACGGTGGGCAACACGGCCACGCGTGAGATCGCGGGCCGCATGGTGACGCCACGGGGCTACCGGTGGCAGTCGGAAGGAGCCCGGTGAACCAGCGGGAGCGCGTCGTCCACCCCATCGAGGAGGAGTCGTTCCGCAGGCTGCGCGCCCGCGTCGAGACCTCGCACCTCGCGCCGCTGACCCGCGCGGTCGTGGAGCGTGTCGTCCACTCGGCGGCCGATCCGGCGTATGTGACCGATCTCGTCTGCGACGAGGCCACGCTGGCCGCCGCGCACGGCGTGCTGCACGCGGGCGCGCCGGTCGTCGCCGATGTGGAGATGGTCGCCGCCGGGATCACCCGTCGCACCGCGGTCTGCCGTCTCAAGGAGGCGGTGTCGGGCCCTGGACTGACCCGTTCCGCGCACGCGGTGCGCCTGGCGTACGAGCAGGTGGGGCCGGGCGCGATCTGGGTGATCGGCTGCGCCCCCACCGCACTTGAGGAGCTGCTGCTCCTGGACGCCGCGCCCGCGCTCGTGATCGGGCTGCCGGTCGGCTTCGTCGGCGCCGTCGAGTCGAAGGCGGCGCTGCGCGAGAGCGGGCTGCCGTCGGTGTCCAACCTCTCGGAGAAGGGCGGCTCCGCCGTGGCCGCCGCCGCGCTCAACGCCCTGCTCTACCACCCGTACGACCCGCCCCATCACCAGCTCGCCAAGGAGAACGCGTGACCACCCCCGGACCCGCACTGCTCATCGCCGGCCACGGCACCAGGGACACGGGGGGCGCCGAGGCCTTCCGGGAGTTCGTACGGGAGCTGGGCAGGCGCCACCCCGAACTGCCCGTCGCGGGCGGCTTCATCGAGCTCTCCGCACCGCCGATCGGCGACGCCGTGTCCGAACTCGTCGAGCGGGGCGTCACCCGGTTCGCGGCGGTCCCGCTGATGCTGGTGTCCGCCGGGCACGCCAAGGGCGACATACCGGCCGCGCTGAAGCGCGAGAAGGAGCGGCACCCGGGCATCTCGTACACCTACGGCCGTCCGCTGGGCCCGCACCCCGCTCTGCTGACGGTCCTCGAACGCCGTCTGGAGGAGGCGCTCGCGCAATCGGCGGGTTACGACGGCGACAGGTCGGAGGTGACCGTCCTGCTCGTGGGGCGCGGCTCGACCGACCCGGACGCCAACGCGGAGGTGCTGAAGGCGGCGCGGCTTCTTTGGGAGGGTCGCGGTTACGCGGGTGTGGAGACGGCGTTCGTGTCGCTGGCCGCGCCGGACGTGCCGAGCGGGCTCGACCGCTGCGTACGGCTCGGGGCGCGCCGGATCGTGGTCCTGCCGTACTTCCTGTTCGCCGGGATCCTGCCGGAGCGCGTGGTGCGCCAGACACGGGAGTGGGCGGCGGCCCATCCGCGGACCGAGGTGGCGTCGGCCGATGTGGTGGGGCCGACCGACGAGTTGCTGGATCTGGTCATGGAGCGCTACCGCGAGGCGGTCCGGGGCGATCTGCGGATGAACTGCGACTCGTGCGTCTACCGCATCGCGCTGCCGGGCTTCGAGGACAAGGTGGGGGCTCCGCAGCAGCCGCACTTCCACCCGGACGACGACGGTCACGACCATGGGCACGGTCACGGCCGTCACCACGGTCACGGCAGTCATGCGCACGCGCACTGACGCCCCGGCGCCCCGGCACGACCTGCGTCACCACGGCGACGCCGAAGTACGGGACGACGGAGCGGAGTTGACCGATCTCGCGGTCAACGTCCGCCCCGGCACTCCCCCGGAGTGGCTGCGCGAGCGGATCGCCGCGTCGCTCACCGGTCTCGCGGCCTATCCGGACGGGCGGGCCGCGCGCTCCGCCGTCGCGGCGCGGCACGGGCTGCCGGTGGAGCGGGTGCTGTTGACGGCGGGCGTCGCGGAGGCGTTCGTGCTGCTCGCCCGCGCTCTCGGGGCGCGCCGCCCCGTCGTGGTGCATCCGCAGTTCACGGAGCCGGAGGCGGCGCTGCTCGGCGCCGGGCACACCGTGCGGCGGGTCCTGCTCGACGCGGACGACGACTTCCGGCTGGACCCGGCGGCCGTGCCCGAGGACGCGGACCTGGTGGTCGTCGGCAATCCGACGAACCCGACGTCCGTGCTGCATCCGGCCGACGACCTCCTACGACTGGCGCGTCCGGGGCGGACGCTGGTCGTGGACGAGGCGTTCATGGACGCGGTGCCCGGGGAGCCCGAGGCGCTGGCCGGTCGCCGCCACGTGCCGGGGCTCGTGGTGCTGCGCAGCCTGACCAAGACGTGGGGGCTCGCCGGTCTGCGGATCGGCTACGCGCTGGCGGATCCGGCGACGGTCGCGGCCCTCGCGGCGGCCCAGCCGCTGTGGCCCGTCTCGACGCCCGCGCTGGCCGCCGCGGAGGCCTGCGTGACGCCCGCCGCGCTCGCGGAGGCGGAGTCGGCGGCACGGCGTACGGCGGCGGAACGGGCCCATCTGCTGGCCGGGCTCGCCGCGTTCGACGGGGTGCGCGCCGTCGAGCCGGCGGCGGGGCCCTTCGTCCTCGTGACGACGGAGTCGGCCACGGCCGTACGGGAGCGGCTGCGCGCGCTGGGCTTCGCGGCACGGCGCGGTGACACGTTTCCGGGGCTCGGACCGCGGTGGCTGCGGATCGCGGTGCGGGACCGGGCGACGACGGACCGTTTCCTGCGGGCGCTGGACCGGGCGCTGTCGGAGGCCCGCGACTGAGGGTGGCCGCCGCGCGCCCGGACGAACGGGCGGTACGGCTCGGTCCGGCCGCCGCGCCGGCGCCGACGCGGTACCGGGCCCTCCGGCTCGCTCCGGGCACGCCCACCGTGTCGTCGACCGCCGCTCGGCGGGCCGACGACATCACGGCCGGGCCCACCGGCCGCGCTGCGCCCGGTTGCCGGAC
Proteins encoded in this window:
- a CDS encoding precorrin-8X methylmutase produces the protein MNQRERVVHPIEEESFRRLRARVETSHLAPLTRAVVERVVHSAADPAYVTDLVCDEATLAAAHGVLHAGAPVVADVEMVAAGITRRTAVCRLKEAVSGPGLTRSAHAVRLAYEQVGPGAIWVIGCAPTALEELLLLDAAPALVIGLPVGFVGAVESKAALRESGLPSVSNLSEKGGSAVAAAALNALLYHPYDPPHHQLAKENA
- the cobC gene encoding Rv2231c family pyridoxal phosphate-dependent protein CobC, coding for MRTRTDAPAPRHDLRHHGDAEVRDDGAELTDLAVNVRPGTPPEWLRERIAASLTGLAAYPDGRAARSAVAARHGLPVERVLLTAGVAEAFVLLARALGARRPVVVHPQFTEPEAALLGAGHTVRRVLLDADDDFRLDPAAVPEDADLVVVGNPTNPTSVLHPADDLLRLARPGRTLVVDEAFMDAVPGEPEALAGRRHVPGLVVLRSLTKTWGLAGLRIGYALADPATVAALAAAQPLWPVSTPALAAAEACVTPAALAEAESAARRTAAERAHLLAGLAAFDGVRAVEPAAGPFVLVTTESATAVRERLRALGFAARRGDTFPGLGPRWLRIAVRDRATTDRFLRALDRALSEARD
- the cobJ gene encoding precorrin-3B C(17)-methyltransferase, with product MIGLISATAAGTSARDRLAAAWPGRTRVYDGPVREAVERAFAECEQLVCFLATGATVRLLAPLLTDKASDPGVVCVDEAGRYAVSLLGGHGGGANSLATEVASVLAAAPVITTATDATGIPGLDTLGLPTEGAVATVTRAILDGTPVPLHADAVWPLPPLPPNVLRDGRLGGGAGGPGGPGPRLFVTDRVVDLGAADVVVRPPSLVVGVGASRGVGVDEVYGLVRDVLRDAGLSVLSVVELATVDAKADEPGIVGVAGRLGVPLRTYPADVLAAITVPNPSDAPLAAVGTPSVAEAAALAAGRGGELLVPKRKSGPEGRAAMATCAVARRAPRGRLAVVGLGPGARDLLTPRATAELRRASVLVGLDQYVDQIRDLLRPGTRVIESGLGREEERARTAVTEARAGHAVALVGSGDAGVYAMASPALAEAADDIEVVGVPGVTAALAAAAILGAPLGHDHVSISLSDLHTPWEVIERRVRAAAEADIVVTFYNPRSRGRDWQLPKALALLAEHRTATTPVGVVRNASRPDGTSHLTTLARLDPATVDMMTVVTVGNTATREIAGRMVTPRGYRWQSEGAR
- a CDS encoding sirohydrochlorin chelatase codes for the protein MTTPGPALLIAGHGTRDTGGAEAFREFVRELGRRHPELPVAGGFIELSAPPIGDAVSELVERGVTRFAAVPLMLVSAGHAKGDIPAALKREKERHPGISYTYGRPLGPHPALLTVLERRLEEALAQSAGYDGDRSEVTVLLVGRGSTDPDANAEVLKAARLLWEGRGYAGVETAFVSLAAPDVPSGLDRCVRLGARRIVVLPYFLFAGILPERVVRQTREWAAAHPRTEVASADVVGPTDELLDLVMERYREAVRGDLRMNCDSCVYRIALPGFEDKVGAPQQPHFHPDDDGHDHGHGHGRHHGHGSHAHAH